In the genome of Mangifera indica cultivar Alphonso chromosome 9, CATAS_Mindica_2.1, whole genome shotgun sequence, the window TACTAGGGCAGATAAACAGCACTTGCAGCAGGAACCATTACATATGATAATCATCTTTTCTTAAAACCATATTTCTTACGCTCATAAAACAAGTCTGTTTTGGCACTCCCCAAATTGACAATTTTAGGACAGCCATCTCTGTCTTTTTCTTGCTGTGTACACTCTTTGCAGTAGTAGGCATCAGAGATTCCCACTCCTCCACAGATAACACATCGACCTTGAAAGGACCCATAGTTGCATTCATCACAAACTCTCACAAGTGTGCAAGGACGCACATATGAGTCACAAATCACACACTTCCCATCACACTTCTCACAAAGCCTTCCAATAGCAATACCTGGCTGCTTCCTACACATAATCAAATCAGGATGATGCTTGGCCATGCTTTCTACAATAAACTAGTAGCTCCTATACGTCCTTGTGATCTGCAGATATATGTCTAACCAACAGTGTTAACAAGCCAAAATTTATATCAGAAATGCAACAAAATCACAATAAAACATAGCAAAAACCCATCATAAATTAGCATCATGGTTATGAAACTATCATATAAAGGTAAAAGTTTAaccaaacaataaatttaactGCATTAATCATTTGTGAATGATCATATTCTAAATCATTAAGCCTAGTCATAACagggtttttttcctttttttattaaaaaacaatatgaaatataGTAGACCATAAAATGGTGAAGAGATAGCCCATGCAGACTTGAAAATCCACATAACAAAGAAAACATGTGATTTGCTTCTCCACAGAAAGGACTGATGCAATCAGAAATAAGATCAAATATTACATCTATAAAGTGTAGCAGCTACACTAATTCCTAGAATCCTCTATTTGATACAATCAAGCGAAAATATATCTCCATCCCTTATAGAACCAGGTAAACTTCATTCACCTGCTCTATAGGCAGACTCCCTGGCTCCAAAGATAGAAATGAAGATCTCAGATAACTTTCAGGGAAAGTCTATCACAGTCCTCAAAATCAACTGAGGTGCTTTTGATGAGTTTCAAAGCAATGGGGTATCTTTGAGTTTCAGTTATATCTTGAAGAAGGTCAATGAATAAGATCAACCCAGCAGAAAAGACACATTTTCAATGGTAAAGAGAGGAGACAAGAGCGACTCAACATCTACAAAAACAAGACCAGGGATTAAATTACCTGGTAATCTAAAGATTACAAGGCACACCCAAAAACACTTCAGCATCGTTGAAATACTCTCCAATTTACCTAAGCTAAACTCCAACAAACATCTCATCCATTCAAGGATATTAGAAAAACACGGAAATGCAAACGCAGCTCCATTAAAGTTAGTTCTTCTTGGTAGAACATGATCATAATCTACGTTATACAAACATGGCATagaattcataatattttccaTTTAAGCATTCCAATTCTTGAGCAACTTGAAGCTCAATGAAATCAAACATAACTTCAGACATGATTATAATACATGATCAgctcataaaataaaacaataatataaaaaattattccaaaTAACCTAAATTTAGAAGCAACTTCATTCAATTTCAGCTCTCACAAACAGATAAATTAACTTAACCAGCCGAATTTTCATTTCGCTACAGTATATTCAAAGAAACAACTTTTTcctgtattttcttttttctcattttcttgagCTTTCTCGGCTACCAAACCAAGGAACATCCatataatttccctttcaaTGCGACTCCAATCAAGATTTAAATAAAGCGTAAAGCTTGTAGAGAAGTACCTGCACTGA includes:
- the LOC123224914 gene encoding PHD finger-like domain-containing protein 5A, producing MAKHHPDLIMCRKQPGIAIGRLCEKCDGKCVICDSYVRPCTLVRVCDECNYGSFQGRCVICGGVGISDAYYCKECTQQEKDRDGCPKIVNLGSAKTDLFYERKKYGFKKR